The following coding sequences lie in one Bacteroidales bacterium genomic window:
- the greA gene encoding transcription elongation factor GreA gives MSKYYTEEGLQKLKDELNQLINVERKKISQQIAEARDKGDLSENAEYDAAKDAQGMLELKISKLQNVIRNAKIIDESKLDVSKVLILSMVTIKNLPNGKTMTYNLVSENEADLKLGKISVNSPIAKGLLGKKVGDKVDINVPAGTLKFEIIKISY, from the coding sequence ATGTCGAAGTATTATACAGAGGAAGGATTACAAAAGCTAAAAGATGAGCTTAATCAGCTTATCAACGTAGAGCGCAAGAAAATTTCACAACAAATTGCTGAAGCCAGAGATAAGGGAGATTTGTCGGAAAATGCCGAATACGATGCTGCAAAAGATGCACAGGGAATGCTGGAACTGAAAATATCTAAATTACAGAATGTAATTCGGAATGCAAAAATAATTGATGAATCAAAGCTGGATGTTTCGAAAGTTTTGATATTATCAATGGTTACCATAAAAAACCTGCCTAATGGTAAAACAATGACATATAACCTTGTCTCAGAAAACGAAGCAGATTTGAAACTGGGGAAGATTTCGGTAAATTCACCAATTGCAAAAGGGCTACTTGGTAAAAAAGTTGGGGATAAGGTTGATATTAATGTACCCGCAGGCACTTTAAAATTTGAAATAATTAAAATCTCTTATTAA
- a CDS encoding histidine kinase, which translates to MNKIKYYFIHKILNLLFLCFLFFNKTYGQEYFEINFDRISSENYKIEKGLSQNSAYSITQDSKGYIWIGTWDGLNRYDGYDFLTFRPTVSGHSNELSNQTIYVLFTDKNETVWIGTDAGLNSYNHKTGNFTQYKHSKKQPFSISGDTILSIAEQDENTLWIGTNNGLNRFDKTTGFFYHFKLNPNNANSPSNNNINCILIDKNNNIWFGTNEGLNYFDRQKKLFFHWYSGKNPNSLSSDIILDLLIDNNNKLWICSDNGINIMDINTKKITKKYQSTKYDDNSLSNNNVTSILQDNEGVIWLGTYGGGLNRYDKKNDNFISFKNNIYNERSLSNDFINKLFQDKSGIIWVATAWKGVSKIDKYSNRFNHIRHVANDDNSLNNNNVWGIYQDDLGKIWIATDNGINIFDREQNKYSFIQNDPNNPNTIPTNLIRWISQDKSGLFWIGTLGVGLISYDRENKSFTLYSNDQKNPHSISNNNVNYILEDKQNNLWIATDNGLNLYQPSTKTFKRFMHDPDKRNSISNNTVYYIYEDKEGLLWFCTLGGLNSYNPVSGKFNVLKRSPGTKNTLSSDKIFSLYEDNEGTFWIATFGGGLNRFNRKTGEIKYYLEENGLPNNVVYNIFEDKNDNLWITTNYGLSKFNKENENFVNYDVKDGIQSNEFNLNSAFHNKETGEMFFGGMNGLNSFYPNKIIVNTYIPPVVITKFRKFDKLQVREIFDGDTIFLTYNDNFFSFEFAAMDYSNPSKNKYAYKLENFDNNWNYCDAYRRFAGYTKVPAGTYVFRVKASNSDGIWNEKGISFTIIISPPWWRTWWFRIGSALLISLIVWYIIFLRLRNIRIRHEDEKKILAIEKQMFQLEQTALRLQMNPHFIFNTLNSIQSFVIANNTDKAINYLAKFSTLMRFILAHSQKSFVNISDEIKAMDIYLDVERLRFDYKFDYTFDIALEIDEEFIEIPPMIIQPYIENAIIHGILHKEDSGHIKISMNVKDEKFLICVIEDNGVGRARAEQMKAKSDLKHKSRGMLITQKRLEILNKSGNDQTNVKITDLKDENNTPSGTRVEILIPYKESE; encoded by the coding sequence ATGAACAAAATAAAATATTATTTCATTCATAAAATCCTTAACCTTTTATTTTTATGCTTTTTGTTTTTCAATAAAACCTACGGACAGGAATATTTTGAAATTAATTTTGACAGAATTTCATCTGAAAATTATAAAATTGAAAAAGGACTTTCACAGAATTCTGCTTATTCTATAACTCAAGACAGCAAAGGTTATATCTGGATAGGAACATGGGATGGTCTTAACAGGTATGACGGTTATGATTTTTTAACTTTTCGTCCCACTGTTAGCGGTCATTCCAATGAGCTGAGCAATCAGACTATTTATGTGCTTTTTACTGATAAAAACGAAACAGTATGGATAGGTACAGATGCCGGATTAAATAGTTATAATCACAAAACCGGCAATTTCACGCAATATAAACATAGCAAGAAACAACCTTTTTCCATTAGTGGTGACACCATACTTAGCATAGCTGAACAGGATGAAAATACTTTATGGATAGGTACGAACAATGGATTAAATAGATTTGACAAAACCACTGGCTTTTTTTATCATTTTAAATTAAACCCCAATAATGCGAACAGCCCCAGCAACAACAATATTAATTGTATTCTGATTGACAAGAATAACAATATTTGGTTTGGTACCAATGAGGGTTTGAATTACTTTGACAGGCAAAAAAAACTATTTTTTCATTGGTATTCAGGCAAAAATCCTAATTCACTAAGCAGTGATATTATTTTGGATTTACTCATAGATAATAACAATAAACTTTGGATATGTTCGGATAATGGTATTAATATTATGGATATTAATACAAAAAAAATAACTAAAAAATATCAGAGCACTAAATATGATGACAATTCACTTAGTAATAATAATGTAACAAGCATTTTACAGGATAATGAAGGTGTGATTTGGTTGGGAACATACGGTGGTGGATTAAATAGATATGACAAAAAAAATGACAACTTTATATCTTTCAAAAACAACATATATAACGAACGTAGTTTGAGCAATGATTTTATAAATAAACTTTTTCAGGATAAATCGGGTATCATTTGGGTGGCTACAGCGTGGAAAGGGGTAAGTAAAATTGATAAATACTCAAACAGGTTTAATCATATCCGGCATGTGGCAAATGATGATAATAGTTTAAATAATAATAATGTATGGGGTATTTATCAGGATGATTTAGGTAAAATCTGGATAGCAACAGATAATGGAATTAATATTTTTGACCGGGAGCAAAACAAATATAGTTTTATTCAAAACGACCCAAACAACCCAAATACAATTCCCACAAACCTTATAAGATGGATATCTCAAGATAAAAGTGGCTTGTTTTGGATAGGCACTTTAGGTGTTGGATTGATAAGTTATGACAGGGAAAACAAATCTTTTACCTTATATTCCAACGACCAGAAAAATCCGCATAGTATAAGTAATAATAATGTAAATTACATTTTGGAAGACAAACAAAACAATCTGTGGATTGCTACTGATAATGGTTTAAACCTGTATCAGCCTTCAACAAAAACATTTAAAAGATTTATGCATGACCCGGATAAAAGAAATTCCATTTCTAACAACACGGTATATTACATCTATGAAGATAAAGAAGGTTTATTATGGTTTTGTACGCTTGGAGGTTTGAACAGTTACAATCCTGTTAGTGGAAAATTTAATGTTCTTAAAAGAAGTCCGGGTACAAAGAACACATTAAGTTCTGATAAGATTTTTTCGTTATACGAAGATAATGAAGGTACATTCTGGATAGCAACATTTGGAGGTGGGTTAAACCGTTTCAACCGAAAAACCGGGGAAATAAAATATTATCTTGAAGAAAACGGATTGCCCAATAATGTTGTTTACAATATTTTTGAAGATAAAAACGATAATTTATGGATAACAACAAACTATGGCTTGTCAAAATTCAATAAAGAAAATGAAAATTTTGTGAATTATGATGTAAAAGACGGTATTCAAAGCAACGAATTTAACCTGAATTCAGCATTTCATAATAAAGAAACCGGTGAGATGTTTTTTGGGGGGATGAACGGATTAAATTCGTTTTATCCTAATAAAATTATCGTTAATACCTATATTCCTCCCGTAGTTATTACTAAATTCAGAAAATTTGACAAGTTGCAGGTCCGGGAAATATTTGACGGAGATACCATTTTTCTTACATACAATGATAATTTTTTCTCATTTGAATTTGCAGCCATGGATTATTCTAACCCTTCGAAAAACAAATATGCATACAAACTTGAAAATTTTGATAATAACTGGAATTATTGTGATGCTTACCGCAGGTTTGCAGGATATACCAAAGTTCCTGCCGGCACATATGTTTTTCGCGTCAAAGCTTCAAACAGCGATGGCATATGGAATGAAAAAGGAATTTCTTTTACTATTATAATTTCTCCTCCCTGGTGGCGTACTTGGTGGTTTCGAATAGGGTCGGCTTTACTTATATCCCTGATAGTTTGGTATATCATTTTTTTAAGGCTCAGAAATATTAGAATCAGGCACGAAGATGAAAAAAAAATATTAGCAATAGAAAAACAAATGTTTCAGCTTGAGCAAACAGCTTTGCGCCTCCAGATGAATCCGCATTTTATTTTCAATACATTAAATTCTATACAGAGTTTTGTTATTGCCAACAACACCGACAAAGCCATTAATTATCTTGCAAAGTTTTCTACCTTGATGCGTTTTATACTTGCGCATTCGCAAAAGTCCTTTGTGAACATCAGCGATGAAATAAAAGCTATGGATATATATCTTGATGTGGAAAGATTGCGTTTTGATTACAAATTTGATTATACTTTTGATATTGCATTGGAAATAGATGAAGAATTTATCGAAATACCCCCCATGATAATACAGCCCTATATAGAAAATGCCATCATTCATGGTATTTTGCATAAAGAAGATTCCGGCCATATTAAAATAAGCATGAATGTCAAAGACGAAAAATTTCTGATATGTGTAATTGAAGATAATGGAGTGGGAAGAGCAAGGGCAGAACAAATGAAAGCGAAATCTGATTTGAAACACAAATCACGAGGGATGCTTATCACTCAAAAACGGCTTGAAATATTAAATAAAAGTGGAAACGATCAAACGAATGTAAAAATTACTGACCTTAAAGATGAAAATAACACTCCTTCAGGCACCCGTGTTGAAATATTAATTCCTTACAAAGAGTCTGAATAA
- a CDS encoding carboxypeptidase regulatory-like domain-containing protein yields the protein MLRKLLFTASVIITASLAAFSQSGTLKGKITDKTTNEPIPFANIIIEQGGKQSGGTTSDFDGNYTIKPIPPGKYDVKATYVGYKPIMIANLVIIANQITFQDVQMESTAINIETFEVVDYKVPLISKDQTSSGGTMTSEEISKMPGRSAQSVAIQVGGVFSQDGDMGSIRGARADGTITYVDGVRVRGSSAVPKAAIEQVTVITGGTPAQYGDATGGILSISTKGASREFGMGFEGATSQFLDKFGYNLVSLNLQGPLIKGRDSTQTTALLGYFIAAEYTYQKDPRPFQNGNWKALDDVVADLEARPLVASGLGTGTYTSAEFLRNSSFENIPAKLNSANNDLNLSGKIDVRTSANTNLTFGGTWQYNWGKAYVRNYSLLNWEKNPEQIYSSWRVYGRFTQRFPTASDSKATIKNIYYSIQGDYSNTTNTTRDPEFRDDLFKYGYFGKFKTYSTKSYEWNTDPTTGIEANIHNGFADTLVTFEQTDINPILSNYTQTYYDLYAGDPYLHYQNLNQIMLGGGLVNGYFGSRDNVYNLWTNVGIPYNQYSQSVYNQFGITANASADIGNHALQLGFYYEQRKESFIAYSPVSLWQALRQQVNRHIVQLDLTNPHLVYDQYGVFMDTIWYDRLYSENEQATVDYNLREKLGLPVNGTDWIDVDSYDPTTFNIDMFSADELLNNGNPYVSYQGYDHTGKKLKSKPSFDDFFTEVNSFGDKTRPIGAFEPIYIAGYIQDKFAFNDLIFNVGLRVDRYDANQKVLKDPYLLYEAKTVKEVDNLGSHPANMGEDFVVYVDDIKNPGAIKGYRDGSTWYNAEGVEISDPSTIETGSGIAPYLVNPDQKEVNSSAFTDYNPQLNWMPRISFSFPISDEALFFAHYDILTQRPTTGNVMNPTEYFYIYSQGQNPINNPNLKSEKTIDYELGFQQKISNSSSIKISGYYREQRNMIQAYRYSGAYPVNYYTYNNIDFGTVMGLTVTYDLRRTGNVWLKASYTLQFASGTGSNAETGLNLVQTGQPNLRTITPLDFDRRHSFQAVFDYRYGEGKEYNGPKITRKIKGTDKVKTVQLLKNTGLNISLNGGSGIPYSRSSTVIASLLTSQGYLLEGQINGSRMPWQFRVDARIDKDIEIKTGKKGEKRGRPLYMNIYLEILNVLNSKNILGVYRATGNPDDDGYLSSATYQSQINAQTDVQAYIDQYSIKVNNPYNYSLPRRIRLGVALAF from the coding sequence ATGCTTCGAAAGTTACTATTTACAGCATCCGTGATAATTACTGCAAGCTTGGCAGCATTCTCACAATCGGGAACCCTAAAAGGTAAAATTACGGATAAGACAACAAACGAGCCTATTCCTTTTGCAAATATTATTATTGAACAGGGAGGCAAGCAGTCTGGCGGTACAACATCTGATTTTGATGGTAATTATACCATTAAGCCCATCCCTCCAGGAAAATATGATGTAAAAGCCACTTATGTAGGATATAAGCCGATAATGATTGCCAATTTGGTCATCATTGCCAATCAGATTACCTTTCAGGATGTGCAGATGGAATCAACTGCAATCAACATTGAAACATTTGAGGTGGTTGACTACAAAGTTCCTTTGATAAGTAAGGACCAAACATCTTCAGGCGGAACTATGACATCGGAAGAAATATCAAAGATGCCCGGAAGGTCGGCACAATCGGTTGCCATACAGGTTGGTGGTGTTTTCTCGCAGGATGGTGATATGGGAAGCATAAGAGGAGCGAGAGCAGATGGAACTATCACTTATGTGGATGGTGTTAGGGTACGTGGCTCTTCTGCAGTGCCAAAAGCTGCAATTGAACAGGTAACGGTAATAACCGGAGGAACGCCGGCTCAATATGGCGATGCTACCGGCGGTATATTATCCATTTCAACAAAAGGAGCTTCCAGAGAATTTGGAATGGGTTTCGAAGGCGCTACTTCTCAATTTCTCGATAAGTTTGGATATAATCTGGTGAGTCTGAATTTGCAGGGACCTCTGATTAAAGGGCGTGACTCCACACAAACTACTGCATTACTGGGCTATTTTATTGCAGCAGAATATACCTATCAAAAAGACCCAAGACCTTTTCAAAATGGTAATTGGAAAGCATTGGATGATGTAGTTGCAGATTTAGAAGCAAGGCCACTTGTAGCTAGCGGACTGGGAACGGGGACATATACGTCTGCTGAATTTTTACGCAACTCAAGTTTTGAAAATATACCGGCAAAATTAAATTCTGCAAATAATGACCTGAATTTGTCAGGGAAAATTGACGTCAGGACATCTGCTAATACGAATTTAACTTTTGGAGGCACCTGGCAATATAACTGGGGAAAAGCTTATGTTCGTAATTATTCATTATTAAACTGGGAAAAGAATCCGGAACAGATTTATAGCTCCTGGCGTGTTTATGGGCGTTTTACTCAGCGTTTTCCTACTGCCAGTGATAGCAAGGCAACCATTAAAAATATTTATTATTCAATACAAGGAGATTATTCAAACACTACTAATACTACCCGTGACCCGGAATTCAGAGATGACCTTTTTAAATATGGTTATTTTGGGAAATTTAAAACCTATTCTACCAAATCATATGAATGGAACACCGACCCAACCACGGGCATTGAAGCAAATATTCATAATGGTTTTGCCGACACATTGGTTACATTTGAACAAACGGATATCAACCCAATATTATCAAATTATACACAAACTTATTATGACTTGTATGCAGGCGACCCTTACCTGCATTATCAGAACCTTAACCAGATTATGCTCGGTGGCGGTTTAGTTAACGGTTATTTTGGTTCAAGAGATAATGTTTATAATTTATGGACAAATGTTGGTATTCCCTATAACCAATATTCCCAAAGTGTTTACAATCAGTTTGGAATCACAGCCAATGCTTCTGCGGATATAGGAAATCATGCCCTACAGTTAGGTTTTTATTATGAACAACGTAAGGAAAGTTTTATTGCTTACAGTCCGGTTAGTTTGTGGCAGGCCTTACGTCAGCAAGTTAACAGGCATATAGTACAACTTGATTTGACAAATCCGCATTTGGTGTACGATCAATATGGCGTTTTTATGGATACTATTTGGTATGACCGTTTGTACTCAGAAAACGAACAGGCAACTGTGGATTATAATCTTCGCGAAAAACTCGGACTGCCTGTAAACGGAACTGATTGGATAGATGTGGACAGTTACGACCCAACCACCTTTAATATTGATATGTTCAGCGCAGACGAATTATTAAATAATGGAAATCCTTATGTCAGTTATCAGGGGTATGACCATACAGGTAAAAAATTAAAAAGTAAACCCAGTTTTGATGATTTTTTCACAGAAGTTAATTCTTTTGGAGATAAAACCCGTCCCATAGGCGCTTTTGAACCTATTTATATTGCCGGTTACATTCAGGATAAATTTGCATTTAACGACCTTATATTTAATGTCGGCCTGCGTGTTGACCGTTACGATGCCAACCAAAAAGTGCTGAAAGACCCATACCTTCTTTATGAAGCAAAAACTGTAAAGGAAGTTGATAACTTGGGCTCTCACCCGGCAAATATGGGAGAAGATTTTGTTGTTTATGTTGATGATATTAAAAACCCCGGAGCCATAAAAGGGTATCGTGATGGAAGTACCTGGTATAATGCTGAGGGTGTTGAAATTAGCGACCCTTCTACCATTGAAACCGGCTCTGGCATTGCACCTTATCTGGTAAATCCCGACCAGAAGGAGGTTAACTCTTCGGCGTTTACAGATTATAACCCACAGTTAAACTGGATGCCGCGTATTTCATTCTCCTTCCCCATTTCTGACGAAGCCTTGTTTTTTGCACATTATGACATTTTAACCCAGCGCCCAACAACAGGCAATGTGATGAATCCTACAGAGTATTTTTACATCTATTCACAAGGGCAAAACCCCATTAATAATCCAAACCTGAAATCAGAAAAAACTATTGATTATGAATTGGGCTTCCAGCAGAAAATAAGTAATTCTTCTTCAATTAAAATTTCCGGTTATTATCGTGAGCAACGAAACATGATTCAGGCTTATCGTTATTCCGGAGCATATCCTGTTAACTATTATACATATAATAATATTGACTTTGGTACAGTAATGGGTTTAACGGTAACTTATGACTTAAGAAGAACTGGAAATGTATGGCTAAAAGCAAGTTATACCTTGCAGTTTGCTTCGGGAACAGGTTCCAATGCTGAAACCGGACTTAATCTGGTTCAAACAGGACAACCCAACCTAAGAACAATTACTCCGCTTGATTTCGATAGAAGACATTCATTTCAGGCAGTGTTTGATTATCGCTATGGTGAAGGTAAAGAATACAACGGCCCGAAAATTACCAGAAAAATAAAAGGTACAGACAAGGTAAAAACCGTACAGTTGTTAAAAAATACCGGATTGAATATTTCACTGAACGGAGGCTCGGGCATTCCTTACAGCCGCTCCAGTACGGTTATTGCCTCTTTATTAACCTCACAGGGTTATTTGCTCGAAGGGCAGATAAATGGCTCTCGTATGCCATGGCAGTTCAGGGTGGATGCCCGCATTGATAAAGATATTGAAATTAAAACCGGCAAGAAAGGTGAAAAAAGAGGAAGACCTTTGTATATGAATATTTATCTTGAAATACTTAATGTTCTTAATAGCAAAAACATTCTTGGAGTTTATCGTGCTACCGGGAACCCTGATGATGACGGATATCTTTCTTCGGCAACATACCAGTCACAAATTAATGCCCAGACGGATGTTCAGGCATATATTGACCAGTATTCTATAAAAGTTAATAATCCCTATAATTATAGTTTACCAAGAAGAATTCGTCTGGGTGTTGCTTTGGCATTTTAA
- a CDS encoding LytTR family DNA-binding domain-containing protein translates to MLRAIIIDDEKTSCDTLAGLISRYCKNVEIVGFANGYKSGLKAIHENKPDIVFLDIQMPDGSGFQLLEDVKDVNFDIIFTTAYDQYAIKAIKYSALDYLLKPIIPADLVNAVQKAEARRTHSEMDSNIKVLLENLKTKNEPKKIVLSTSDKIHIVETDNIIRCESDDYYTRYFFTDGKTLLISRTLKETEQLLGEQSFLRPHKSHLINIKYIKGLLKNDGGYILMSDGYKVPVSRRKKEKVIQTLRHL, encoded by the coding sequence ATGCTCAGAGCAATAATAATTGACGACGAAAAAACCTCCTGTGATACTTTGGCAGGTTTGATAAGCAGGTATTGCAAAAATGTGGAAATTGTTGGCTTTGCCAATGGTTATAAATCAGGCTTAAAAGCCATACATGAAAATAAGCCCGATATCGTTTTTCTCGACATTCAGATGCCTGACGGAAGTGGCTTTCAACTATTAGAGGATGTTAAAGATGTTAACTTTGATATTATTTTCACAACTGCTTATGACCAGTATGCCATTAAAGCCATTAAATACAGTGCGCTTGATTACTTACTTAAACCCATTATTCCTGCCGACCTTGTTAATGCGGTTCAAAAAGCCGAAGCAAGAAGAACCCATAGCGAAATGGATAGCAACATAAAAGTGTTGCTCGAAAACCTAAAAACCAAAAATGAACCAAAAAAAATAGTCTTGTCCACTTCCGACAAGATTCATATTGTGGAAACCGACAATATTATCCGTTGCGAGTCGGATGATTATTATACACGTTACTTTTTTACAGATGGCAAAACCCTTTTGATATCCAGAACTCTAAAAGAAACCGAGCAATTACTTGGGGAGCAGTCTTTTCTCAGACCACATAAGTCACACTTGATAAATATTAAATATATTAAGGGGTTACTTAAAAACGACGGAGGCTACATACTGATGTCTGACGGATACAAAGTGCCGGTTTCCAGAAGAAAAAAAGAAAAAGTGATACAAACTCTCAGGCATTTATAA
- a CDS encoding PorV/PorQ family protein, producing MNNTAKIFLSIALISLFVLPVQNTKAGNEDRIGECGAQELLINPWARSSGWGGAGVAFSRGIEAMYTNIAGLAFTKRTEIVFAHTMWLKGSGVSINTFGLSQKVGETSVIGLSVMAMSFGDVMITSVELPEGGTGNYTPSLLNINISYAKMFSNSIYGGINLKVLSQKISNLSAQGIAIDAGIQYITGEKENIMFGIALKNVGPRMKFKGDGLSFTGTGQNSSFSQTVEQRSADFELPTTLNIGVAYNFIINDQHSICLAGTFISNSFGKDQYVVGLEYKMMEYMYLRGGYTMEKGIFKSADRTNAHTGPSAGITVQVPINKKRGSTVGFDYSYRFSNPFQGTHSIGARISL from the coding sequence ATGAATAATACAGCTAAAATATTTTTATCAATTGCGCTGATAAGCCTGTTTGTACTGCCTGTGCAAAATACCAAAGCCGGTAATGAAGACCGTATTGGAGAATGCGGCGCTCAGGAATTGCTTATTAATCCCTGGGCAAGAAGTTCGGGTTGGGGCGGGGCAGGCGTTGCATTTTCACGGGGTATTGAAGCTATGTACACAAATATTGCCGGATTAGCATTTACCAAAAGAACGGAAATAGTATTTGCACATACCATGTGGCTGAAAGGTTCGGGTGTGAGTATTAATACTTTTGGCTTGTCTCAGAAAGTTGGGGAAACAAGTGTTATAGGATTAAGTGTTATGGCTATGAGTTTTGGCGATGTCATGATTACTTCCGTGGAGTTACCAGAAGGAGGTACCGGAAATTATACACCATCACTTCTAAACATTAATATATCCTATGCAAAAATGTTTTCTAACAGTATTTATGGTGGAATCAACCTAAAAGTACTTTCTCAAAAAATTTCCAATCTTTCAGCGCAGGGCATAGCTATTGATGCCGGTATTCAGTACATTACCGGGGAAAAAGAAAATATTATGTTTGGAATTGCTTTAAAAAATGTTGGCCCGCGGATGAAATTTAAAGGTGACGGGCTTTCCTTCACGGGAACGGGACAGAATTCTTCCTTTTCACAAACGGTAGAACAGCGTTCTGCTGATTTTGAATTGCCAACCACACTGAATATTGGTGTTGCTTACAATTTTATTATCAATGACCAGCATAGTATTTGTCTTGCAGGGACTTTTATATCCAATTCGTTTGGAAAAGACCAATATGTTGTTGGGTTAGAGTATAAGATGATGGAATATATGTATTTAAGGGGCGGTTATACCATGGAGAAAGGCATTTTTAAATCGGCTGACAGAACAAACGCTCATACCGGCCCTTCAGCAGGTATTACTGTTCAGGTCCCTATAAATAAAAAGAGAGGTTCAACGGTTGGTTTTGATTATTCGTACCGCTTTTCAAACCCATTTCAGGGCACACATTCTATCGGGGCCCGAATCAGTCTGTAA
- a CDS encoding HIT family protein, with translation MASIFSKIVAGEIPCYKIAENDDFLAFLDINPIAEGHTLVIPKQETDYIFDIDDKQYSELFLFSKKISKAIKKSIPCKKVGIAVVGLEVAHAHVHLIPINKIYDIDFRNPKLPLSKEKFNSICELIRNNLEA, from the coding sequence ATGGCAAGTATTTTTTCAAAAATTGTTGCAGGTGAGATACCTTGTTATAAAATTGCCGAGAATGATGATTTTCTGGCATTTCTTGACATAAATCCTATTGCTGAAGGGCATACCTTGGTTATTCCCAAACAAGAGACAGATTATATTTTTGATATTGATGATAAACAGTATAGCGAGCTATTTTTGTTTTCAAAGAAAATTTCTAAAGCTATAAAAAAATCAATACCCTGCAAAAAAGTTGGCATTGCAGTGGTTGGGCTTGAAGTGGCACATGCTCATGTTCATTTGATACCTATCAACAAAATCTATGACATTGATTTTAGAAACCCGAAACTTCCTCTTTCAAAAGAAAAGTTTAATTCGATTTGTGAGTTGATTCGAAATAATTTAGAGGCCTGA